In the Acidobacteriota bacterium genome, GCAGCACGACTTCCGACCGAATCAGATTGGGGCCTTCCGCGCCGCGCGCTTTGGGGCCGTGGCAAAACGCGCAACTGGCGGCATACAGCGGCGCGCCGCGTTCGGCTGCCGCAGGATCAGGCGGTGTGCCCAGTCCCAAAAAATCGCGAATGTTTCCGCCGCGACGACCACCGGTTGCCGGAGGCGGGTCTTGCGCATGCAGTCGCGGCACAGTTGCCGCGCACACGACAAAAATAAACAGACAGATAATCAGCAATCGTAGCTTGCTCATTTCTTCTCTCATCCGCCGGGAGCGCAGGCGTCTCGCCTGCGGATTGAACACATACGAAATGACATCGCAGGCGGGACGCCGGCGCTCCCAGCAATAGAAATTTCTCTTGAAGACTATAGATCGAATGTTGGCCTTGCGCCTTCCACCTGGCGTCTTTGCGTTCGCCAGCCTGACTTAAAACGGAATCAACGAGCCTTGTGGGTCGAATAGGTTCATGGGCTGGCCGACGATTTCCACTTTGCCTTTCACTTCTGCCAGCGCGGCGTCCGATACGTACATCTCGCCCAAATGCAACGTATCCTGAATTCGAACCAGCTTTTTGGGCTTGTGCGGATCGTGGCTGGCGCGAATGCCCCAGTCCAGAGCTTGCCGATCCGTCGGCGCGACGATCGGCAGCATGAAGTGTTCATAAAATCCGCTGGTGATGCCGTTCATATACGTCACGTCCCAATCAATTTTGTCAGCCAACCGTCGTGTCGTGACATCCGCCAAGCCAATGCCGCAAGCATTGCCGTGCGACACATCCGTCAGATCAGTAATGACGATGGATTTGATGTCGGGAAACGGCGGTTCGTCGGACGAACCGCGAATCCGCATTCGCCCGATGATGTTCGGGTCCATTCCCGAACCGCTGATGTTTTTGCCGATTTGATCCACGACCAACACATCAATTTCATTCAGCGGAAAACTCGGCAATTTGGCTTTGGCGATGTCGAGCAGTACCGGTTCGCGCGCCAGAATTTCTGCTGGTGTCAGGGTTTCGATAATTGCCGTTTCGTCATAAGCGTTTTCGACAATCCCCACGCCCAGCAGCACCTTTCCCGTTTCCAGAATTTTGCGTCCGGCTTGCGGCATCAACACTTTCAATCCGTGAACGCCAAAACTGTGAATCGCATTGGCCAATCGCTCTTTGCCCAACCCGATGATGCTCATTTTGACCAATCCGCTTTCGTAGGTGCCGTGAAAGGCCGTGTGCGGTTTGATGCGGTTGACCAGAATGATGCCGTCGGAATCGTGCGCGTATTTATCCATGTACAGTGGCAATTCCAATCCACCGTTGTCCAATTGCACGACTTCCATAGAAGACCGAATCGGGCAGCCCATGGTTTCTTCTGTAATGCCGTAAGTCGCCAAAATTTCCTGCTGACCTTCGGCTGTGGCTCCGCCGTGGCTGCCCATTGCCGGGAAAACGAACGGAGCGCCGCCTTTGGCTTTGATGGCGTTGACGACCGCGCCGACGATGCGCGCGATGTTGGCAATTCCTCGGCTGCCAGCGCCGATGGCGATGCTCGCGCCGGGCGCGATGTTCAGCTTGGCAGAAACTTGTTCGATGACGGTTTGTTCAATATCGCCGAGCGATGTGCTGTCAAATTGCTGGCGGATTTTGGTGAATAGGTACTCGCTCATAAGTGTTCTCATCCCAATGATAAAATTGGAGAAACCGATTTAGCACCGATGACCACGGAAAAAACAGAGCCGTGAATTTTTGACGATCTCAATTACTACGGAAGCCTGTCGCGTAACCAATGGCCGGGTTGCCTGGATTTTATCTCAGCCAAAGACGATTGACGCCGTAAGCGTCAAAGGCTGCATCTACACCCACGATGGTAAATCCTTCGACCTCCGCTTGTGCAATTAGCAAACGGTCAAAGGGATCTTTGTGATGAAAAGGCAGGCGTTCGACCAAATCGAGATGCGCCAATCCTATGTCCAACAAGATGAGGTCATTGTTGTTGATCTCTGTTTGCACAATCTGCCGGATGGATTGCGGCAATTGCAATTTACCGATGGAAACTTTGATCGCCACTTCCCAGGGGCTGGCACTGCTCAGATAAATCCGGTTGCTTTTGTCTTCGAGTAGCTCTCTGGTTGGCTCAGGTAAACTCTTGCCAAGACTGGCGACAGCGAACCAGAGAAATGTATGCGTGTCCAGCAAAAGGTTCATGGCATGTACTCGGCGAAATCTTCCAGCGGTTCGTCGAAATCGGGACTCATCCAGGCTGCCCCTTTAGTCAATCCGCTTTGGCGACGTTTGGAAACCGAGCCCTCTTCAATTGTTTGTTCGCCGACGGCAGTCAATTTCGCCACCGGTTGGTTGCTGGCAGTGATAATGATTTCCTGGCCGCGTTTGAGTCGTGCAAGCAAGTCTTTGACCGAAATGTCCAGTTCTGAAATGTCTATGGCAATGGCGGACATAATTAAAACTCCTTTCGCTGCAAAGCGCGGCCAGTATACCGCACGAACTCGGTGATATGCTCCAGGTTCATTTTTTCAGTAGCGACTCGTGGAATTCATACCGAGCGCGCACCTTATCGGCTTCGGCGCGTGTGTTCACGTCAATGATCATTCGTTGGTTGGCTTTGAAGGTCGGCCAGTTCGGCAACCCCTTGCCGTTCGGATTGCCCGTTTTGATGAAGTTGGCAAAGTATTCCTGCATTCCCTTCGACACTTTGTAATCGTCCGGCGTCCAGGCGTAAACCTTATTGCCGTCCAGATTGCCCATTGCGTATTCGATTTCAGCGGAATGCACTGCGCCGCGCGGAGCCGGACGAGGAGGGCCAGCGTTCGGTTGTGGATTGCGAATGACGCCGCCCGCCAAGCCTGCTTGCGCGTTGCCCATTTCAGGACGCATCGCCGGGCGTGGTCGGTCATAGCGGTAATAGTACGTCGGTTTGCCGCCGGTTTTGGTCGCCAACTCCACCCATTTCCACGTGCTGAAGGCGATAAAGCGATCGCCAGCCAAATCGCGCGCGGCGTCCATTACTTCGCTTTCGTTGCTTGCAGGATAGAGTTTGAACACCTGCTCGCCTTTACCCGGATAGAGTCGTTCGATCGCTTTCTTGTAATTTTCCACCGTGGGCGTTTCGCGCCCCAGTACGGCGAAATAACCCGATTCTTCGGAGTTCGATCCGGCCAGCAATGGAACGTGCGCTTGTTCGCCAGCGGCAAAAATTGCTGCCGGGTCTTTCGGGAAAAAGTACCCATCCACGACCGGCGAAAACCGCGGCAAGCCGGGTTTCGCAGTCGCTTCCAGCAATTGATCGGCGGGCATTGCGCGCAAAGCCGTCAGCGAATCCTTGCCGATTGCTTGCCCGAATTTGACGCCCGCTTGTTCGCCATCGCTGAGCGGAGTCGCCGACAACGCGCCCATAATCGAACCGCTTTCGCCGATGGCTCCGGCAATCAGATTCTTTGACAACGGCGAAGCCATTTGCGCGCTGACGGCGATGGAACCGGCGGATTCACCGGCAATCGTTACTTTTTTCGGGTCGCCGCCGAACGCAGCGATGTTTTCCTGCACCCATTTCAGCGCCGCGTATTGATCAAACAGCGCGTAATTGCCGGAGGAATGATTCGGCGATTCTTTGGTCAGTTCCGGGTGTGCCATGAAGCCAAACACGCCCAGCCGGTAACTGATCGTCACGGCGACGATGCCTTTGGTCGCCATGCTTTCGCCGTCGTAGCGCGGTTCGGAACCATCGCCCGCCATAAAGCCGCCGCCAAAAAAGTACACCAGCACGGGCAACTTCTCTTTGCCGGTTTTGGCGGGCGTCCAAACGTTCAGGTACAGGCAATCTTCGCTCATGCCGTCGGAGCGAAAATTCATGTCACCGAAAATCGCGCGCTGCATGCAGCGCGGGCCGAACTTGTCGGCCTTGCGCACGCCTGTCCAGTTTTTGACCGGTTGCGGCGGTTTCCAGCGGAAATCGCCAACCGGCGGAGCGCCAAAAGGAACGCCTTTGAAACTGCGGACGCCGGATTTTTCGACCACGCCTTCCAGCGTGCCGTTTGCGATTTTGACCTGCGTTTGCGCGAGCGTACTCGCGGCAAGGCTTGTTACCAGCAAAACTGCGAAGCAAAAAGCGTGTTGGGTTTTGAGTCTCATTTCAATTCTTTCCTCTGAAAAAAAAGTAGCGCAACCAGCCATGGTTGCGTAATCCCAGGCAAAAACGAATTCAGGAAACAGCGCAACCATGGCTGGTTGCGCTACTTTCGCCGTACGATGTTGATTGTTGTATGTATTGTCGCTTGCGGGCGACAACTTTATCCGTTGGCTTATCACTTGCCAGCCGACTGAAACAGCTTCTGCGCGTAATCGTTCAGGTAATGCCGCCAGTTGATCCAGGTATGCCCACCTGCGCTGACGTTCATTTCATGCCGGATGTTACGCTTTTTCAAAATCTCGTCCAGGTTTTTTGAACCACTGAAAGCAAGCGTGTCTTTTTCGCCGACGCTGACCGAAAACAGTTTGATCTGTTTATTGGCTTTCTCGGCATTATCCAGCAGAGCCGCGTTGCGTTTTTCAAAATCTGCCGAGGTTTGTGGATTGACGCCCGCGCTCCATACGCCGACATAGGCAAACTGATCGGGATTGCTGCCGACGACGCGCATCGTCTGGCCGCCGCCCATCGAAAGCCCTGCGATGGCGCGATTCGGGCTGCCTGGCAACACGCGATAGGTCTTTTCAACGAACGGCACAATGTCTTTCAGCAGTTCGCTGACGAACCGATCCTGGAACGCGGCGGTTGCCGCCGGATCGGGCGGTACTCCCGGAACCACTGGCGGACGGGGCAAACTACCATTGGGCATCACCACCAACATCGGTTTGGCTTTTCCGGCGGCAATCAAATTGTCCAGGATAAACCCCGCGCGGCCAATCGTGCTCCAACCGGAATCTTCATCGCCGCCGCCGTGCAACAAATAAAAAACCGGATACCTGTTTTTGCCGCTATCGTACCCCGGCGGGAAGTAAATGTGCAGCCTGCGCTCTTCATTCAGCGTTGTGGATTGGTACCAAACCTTGCGAATCTCACCGTGCGGAACGGCTTTGCTGTCTTGAAACGCGGCGTTTGCTCCGGGCAGGAAAAACATATTGTCCACGCTGGTGACGCCTTGTTTGATCATGGCGTTTTTCGGATCCAGCGTGCGAACGCCATCCACGGTGAACGAATAGCTGTAAAAATCCGGGGGCAAGGGCCCGACGGTGAGCGACCAAACGCCTTGTTCGTCTTTGGTCAGTTTTCCGCCTTGTCCCAGTCCTTGCGGAATCCAGTCGCCGCCGACGGTGACTTCCGAGGCTTTCGGCGCGTAGATGCGAAAGACCACGCGTCCATCCGAAAGCACTTCCGGCGATTTGAGCGTGTCGTTTGGAGTAGGTTGGCGCTGCGCGGGTTGAGCGAATGCGGCGGAGCAAAGCGCGGAAAGCAGCAGGAACAATCCCGCGATTGATGAACTCTTTTGACGAATCATAATTTTTGTCTCCCAGAAGCTTTAGAAAAAAGGCCGGATTCTTTTGCGGTAAAGAATCCGGCCTGGGGGGTAGCTCAACCCGGTTAGAAGTTGATGCGTCCCGAAAGTTGCATCGTGCGTGGCGGACGCACAGAGTTGACAGCGCCAAAGCCCGTCAGGTTGGTTGTGCTGTTCGCCAGGTTGGTAATCGTGGCGCTGTTGACGCCCGAAAACACCGCGCCCGTGTTAATGCCGTTGAATTGTGTGTGATTCAACGCGTTGAAAGCGTCCAGCCGCACCTCGAACTTGACCTTCTCCTTAATGCTGAATTCTTTCGAGAGCGCCAAGTCCCAGCTATTGATCGGGGCGAAGCGCACGAAGTT is a window encoding:
- a CDS encoding DUF2088 domain-containing protein codes for the protein MSEYLFTKIRQQFDSTSLGDIEQTVIEQVSAKLNIAPGASIAIGAGSRGIANIARIVGAVVNAIKAKGGAPFVFPAMGSHGGATAEGQQEILATYGITEETMGCPIRSSMEVVQLDNGGLELPLYMDKYAHDSDGIILVNRIKPHTAFHGTYESGLVKMSIIGLGKERLANAIHSFGVHGLKVLMPQAGRKILETGKVLLGVGIVENAYDETAIIETLTPAEILAREPVLLDIAKAKLPSFPLNEIDVLVVDQIGKNISGSGMDPNIIGRMRIRGSSDEPPFPDIKSIVITDLTDVSHGNACGIGLADVTTRRLADKIDWDVTYMNGITSGFYEHFMLPIVAPTDRQALDWGIRASHDPHKPKKLVRIQDTLHLGEMYVSDAALAEVKGKVEIVGQPMNLFDPQGSLIPF
- a CDS encoding type II toxin-antitoxin system VapC family toxin, giving the protein MNLLLDTHTFLWFAVASLGKSLPEPTRELLEDKSNRIYLSSASPWEVAIKVSIGKLQLPQSIRQIVQTEINNNDLILLDIGLAHLDLVERLPFHHKDPFDRLLIAQAEVEGFTIVGVDAAFDAYGVNRLWLR
- a CDS encoding DUF2281 domain-containing protein — translated: MSAIAIDISELDISVKDLLARLKRGQEIIITASNQPVAKLTAVGEQTIEEGSVSKRRQSGLTKGAAWMSPDFDEPLEDFAEYMP
- a CDS encoding carboxylesterase family protein, with protein sequence MRLKTQHAFCFAVLLVTSLAASTLAQTQVKIANGTLEGVVEKSGVRSFKGVPFGAPPVGDFRWKPPQPVKNWTGVRKADKFGPRCMQRAIFGDMNFRSDGMSEDCLYLNVWTPAKTGKEKLPVLVYFFGGGFMAGDGSEPRYDGESMATKGIVAVTISYRLGVFGFMAHPELTKESPNHSSGNYALFDQYAALKWVQENIAAFGGDPKKVTIAGESAGSIAVSAQMASPLSKNLIAGAIGESGSIMGALSATPLSDGEQAGVKFGQAIGKDSLTALRAMPADQLLEATAKPGLPRFSPVVDGYFFPKDPAAIFAAGEQAHVPLLAGSNSEESGYFAVLGRETPTVENYKKAIERLYPGKGEQVFKLYPASNESEVMDAARDLAGDRFIAFSTWKWVELATKTGGKPTYYYRYDRPRPAMRPEMGNAQAGLAGGVIRNPQPNAGPPRPAPRGAVHSAEIEYAMGNLDGNKVYAWTPDDYKVSKGMQEYFANFIKTGNPNGKGLPNWPTFKANQRMIIDVNTRAEADKVRARYEFHESLLKK
- a CDS encoding esterase; the encoded protein is MIRQKSSSIAGLFLLLSALCSAAFAQPAQRQPTPNDTLKSPEVLSDGRVVFRIYAPKASEVTVGGDWIPQGLGQGGKLTKDEQGVWSLTVGPLPPDFYSYSFTVDGVRTLDPKNAMIKQGVTSVDNMFFLPGANAAFQDSKAVPHGEIRKVWYQSTTLNEERRLHIYFPPGYDSGKNRYPVFYLLHGGGDEDSGWSTIGRAGFILDNLIAAGKAKPMLVVMPNGSLPRPPVVPGVPPDPAATAAFQDRFVSELLKDIVPFVEKTYRVLPGSPNRAIAGLSMGGGQTMRVVGSNPDQFAYVGVWSAGVNPQTSADFEKRNAALLDNAEKANKQIKLFSVSVGEKDTLAFSGSKNLDEILKKRNIRHEMNVSAGGHTWINWRHYLNDYAQKLFQSAGK